A DNA window from Cydia splendana chromosome 24, ilCydSple1.2, whole genome shotgun sequence contains the following coding sequences:
- the LOC134802143 gene encoding zinc finger protein 271-like, with protein sequence MHYVLVVKEEAEFVDEECVEEECLDSTDGCGVSEAAMLASLYDDHEVKDELVLGPERPHRPIVAPVVRDRALGDADGGCAAGGAGAQLARCSVRLERLASHAARDHQPRGTAGCDAATPPRTDSDIEQETYVRPEKEQICDLCGESFDLKSDLIKHVAVHIHVPTSGDLGAGRPDVTGNAPALVSSAVVSGRRRSCSVRLERLQVGAERRTCRVGRRTYKLHATEPAPTPHVTTTIYQCHHCGKRFRNKSVLKKHIRIHLSLGPSSNSTRQNITSNRQEMSHKDRKPYKCSTCEYMASKIEDLQKHQLIHAGDKPYQCRYCDHRSRQRENLRTHEMIHTGNKPFKCNYCHYKCNRKVLLRIHEINHTGEKPFDCSNCDYKCNSKAKLRRHEIIHTDENPFQCSYCEYKCNQKPNLRRHERTHTGEKPFGCSNCVYKCISIATLRRHQLIHSGEKPFQCSYCEYKCRQIPNLRRHECTHTGEKSFDCSNCDYKCISKATLRRHQLIHSGEKPFQCSYCEFRCRHKGNLKRHLKRKH encoded by the exons ATGCATTATGTTTTAGTTGTTAAGGAGGAAGCAGAATTCGTGGATGAAGAGTGTGTGGAGGAGGAGTGCTTGGACAGCACCGACGGGTGCGGCGTGAGCGAGGCAGCCATGCTGGCCAGCCTGTACGACGACCACGAGGTCAAGGACGAGCTCGTGCTGGGGCCGGAGCGCCCGCACCGCCCCATAGTCGCCCCAGTGGTGAGAG ACAGGGCGCTAGGTGACGCGGACGGCGGGTGTGCTGCGGGGGGTGCGGGGGCCCAGCTCGCTCGGTGCTCCGTGCGGCTCGAGCGCCTCGCGAGCCACGCCGCGCGAGACCACCAGCCACGAGGGACCGCCGGCTGCGACGCCGCCACTCCACCCCGCACAGACTCTGATATTGAACAGGAAACATATGTTAGACCTGAGAAGGAACAGATATGTGATCTCTGTGGAGagagttttgatttgaaatctGATTTAATAAAACATGTCGCGGTCCACATTCATGTGCCTACAAGTGGAGATCTGGGAGCGGGCAGACCTGATGTCACGGGCAACG CGCCCGCTCTTGTCTCCTCTGCTGTGGTGTCGGGTCGGCGCCGCTCGTGCTCGGTCAGGCTGGAGCGCCTGCAGGTGGGCGCGGAGCGGCGAACCTGCCGGGTCGGGCGCCGCACATACAAGCTGCACGCCACCGAGCCCGCACCCACACCCCATGTCACCACCACCATCTATCAATGTCACCATTGCGGCAAACGGTTCAGGAACAAGTCGGTTTTGAAGAAACACATACGCATTCACTTGTCGTTAGGACCGTCGAGTAATTCAACCCGACAGAACATTACATCAAATCGTCAAGAAATGTCACACAAGGATAGGAAACCTTATAAATGTAGCACTTGTGAGTACATGGCTAGTAAGATAGAAGATTTACAGAAACACCAGCTGATACACGCCGGTGACAAACCTTATCAATGTAG ATACTGTGACCACAGGAGCCGTCAAAGAGAAAACTTACGAACTCACGAGATGATACACACTGGTAACAAACCCTTTAAATGTAACTACTGTCATTACAAGTGCAATAGGAAAGTTCTTTTACGAATACACGAGATAAATCACACTGGGGAAAAGCCTTTTGACTGTAGCAACTGTGACTATAAGTGCAACAGCAAAGCAAAACTACGACGACATGAAATTATACACACGGATGAAAACCCTTTCCAGTGTAGTTATTGCGAATACAAGTGCAACCAGAAACCAAATTTACGAAGACACGAGAGAACACACACCGGGGAAAAACCTTTTGGTTGTAGTAACTGTGTCTACAAGTGCATTAGCATAGCAACTCTACGACGTCATCAATTGATACACTCGGGTGAAAAACCTTTCCAATGTAGTTATTGCGAATACAAGTGCAGACAGATACCAAATTTACGAAGACATGAGTGCACACACACTGGGGAAAAGTCTTTTGACTGTAGTAACTGTGACTACAAATGCATTAGCAAAGCAACTCTACGACGTCATCAATTGATACACTCGGGTGAAAAACCTTTCCAGTGTAGTTATTGCGAGTTCAGGTGCAGGCATAAAGGAAACTTAAAGAGACATTTGAAGCGGAAGCACTAA
- the LOC134802144 gene encoding uncharacterized protein K02A2.6-like codes for MPFGKLEPFDLTSKQWPAYIRRVEQYMVLNEVKTELKVPLLITVVGHATYALMCDLCSPTLPEAKTFEELVKLLTDHLEPQRSEIAERHVFRLRRQRVGEPLAEYLQNLKHLASTCSFGTKLEENLRDQFVSGLAKEAMRSRIFAEKNIQYKEAVELALALEAAEKHAEVSGAVVAPASTSGGDGGGGDIGEGLHHASARRDRRGPGAGGGAAAARGGTARGNQAQCWRCGKAHWPDKCKYMHYNCDECNTRGHLKVMCGQGRDEVRRQFGRQNYMDEESDEDLFNIQVSPQGNKPYFITLNVDGQDVVCEIDTGSRISAINEDFYKQKFAHKIINPNDIFFRGYSGSPIGALGYLSVDVALNGIRATNLSLYVIPNGGRPLLGREWIRALKVNQITINEIVEEDSLVTQLCSEFPEVFTDKLGTCKKSIQLQLTDHDPVYVRARPVPLALCERFERELERLERDGTLCRVDHSDYGTPIVPVVKQNGELRICGDYKVTVNPKLKRDYYPLPRIEELFANLSGGEQYIKLDLRHAYEQCMLTEDLQPYLHCNHHSCGYFCVPSHTVWAFVHSGEVPKAYGGNSARDS; via the coding sequence ATGCCTTTCGGGAAGTTGGAACCGTTTGACTTGACATCTAAACAGTGGCCGGCATATATCCGCAGAGTGGAACAGTACATGGTATTAAATGAAGTGAAGACCGAACTGAAGGTGCCTCTGCTGATAACAGTTGTCGGGCATGCCACGTATGCTCTTATGTGCGATTTGTGTTCACCGACACTTCCTGAGGCCAAAACATTTGAAGAGCTGGTAAAATTATTAACTGATCACCTGGAACCGCAGCGATCAGAGATCGCCGAGCGGCACGTCTTTAGGCTGCGCCGACAGCGAGTCGGCGAGCCGCTCGCAGAATATTTGCAGAACTTAAAGCATTTAGCGAGCACTTGCAGTTTCGGCACCAAGCTCGAGGAGAATCTGCGCGACCAGTTCGTGTCGGGACTGGCAAAAGAGGCGATGCGATCTCGGATAttcgctgaaaaaaatattcagtatAAAGAAGCGGTGGAGCTGGCTCTCGCCCTAGAGGCCGCGGAGAAGCACGCGGAGGTGAGCGGCGCAGTGGTGGCGCCGGCGAGCACCTCgggcggcgacggcggcggcggcgataTTGGTGAAGGTTTGCATCACGCGAGTGCTCGGCGCGACAGGCGCGGGCCcggagccggcggcggcgcggccgcgGCCCGGGGCGGCACGGCGCGCGGCAACCAGGCGCAGTGCTGGCGGTGCGGGAAGGCGCACTGGCCGGACAAGTGTAAATATATGCATTACAACTGTGATGAATGCAACACGCGCGGTCACTTGAAGGTGATGTGCGGTCAAGGACGCGATGAGGTTCGTCGACAGTTCGGACGGCAAAATTACATGGACGAAGAATCTGATGAGGATTTATTTAACATTCAAGTGTCACCGCAAGGTAACAaaccttattttattacattgaaTGTGGACGGCCAAGATGTTGTTTGTGAGATCGATACGGGTAGTCGTATTTCTGCTATTAATGAGGACTTTTATAAGCAGAAGTTTgctcataaaataattaatcctAATGATATTTTCTTTCGCGGCTACTCTGGGTCACCAATCGGAGCCCTTGGATACTTATCGGTTGACGTTGCGCTAAACGGTATCAGAGCAACTAACTTGTCATTGTATGTCATTCCAAACGGAGGGCGGCCCCTTTTGGGTCGTGAATGGATACGTGCTCTTAAGGTCAACCAGATAACTATAAATGAGATAGTGGAGGAGGACAGTCTGGTGACCCAGCTGTGTAGTGAGTTCCCAGAGGTGTTCACGGATAAATTAGGTACTTGTAAAAAAAGCATTCAATTACAGCTCACAGACCACGACCCTGTTTATGTTCGTGCGAGGCCGGTACCGCTCGCGTTGTGCGAACGGTTTGAACGCGAACTTGAACGTCTGGAGCGCGACGGAACCCTGTGCCGCGTTGATCATTCTGACTATGGAACCCCAATAGTACCGGTAGTGAAACAGAATGGAGAATTGCGCATTTGTGGTGATTACAAGGTGACGGTAAATCCTAAGCTTAAGCGTGATTATTATCCTTTACCTCGCATAGAGGAGCTGTTTGCTAATCTTAGCGGGGGGGAGCAGTACATTAAACTGGATTTACGTCACGCTTACGAACAGTGTATGTTGACGGAGGACTTGCAGCCGTACCTACACTGCAATCATCACTCATGTGGGTACTTTTGTGTACCGTCGCACACCGTATGGGCTTTCGTGCATTCCGGAGAAGTTCCAAAAGCTTATGGGGGAAACTCTGCGCGGGATTCCTAA
- the LOC134802218 gene encoding zinc finger protein OZF-like: MVCSVVLERLRDDATVHSGSKPYGCEHCDEHFINKSILREHIQYTHLSSGSKKFNCDFCSSTFQTKLLVLEHEKSEHGVTNFMCAECEYSTSSKKSLRIHIKSHSMENLFHGSLYKSQIHKHQKIHIGEKPLQCTKRGSKCSVKSNLRRHQKTHNRRHTCCHCDYKSSDSFIMLEHEMTHTGKKPFHCSRCDYKCRHKSYLQMHMMIHTGAKPFQCSNCDYTCRQKGNLLVHQRTHTGDKPFQCSHCDYKCSQQSSINIHMMRHTGAKPFQCSNCDYRCRRKGDLLVHQRTHTGVKPFQCSHCDYKSSQKSDLERHMMIHTGTKPFQCSNCDYRCRRKGSLQIHQTTHTGEIPFQCRHCDYKFRHKSNLNKHMMIHTGAKPFQCSNCDYRCRRKGDLLVHQRTHTGEKPFQCSHCDYKSSQKSDLERHMMIHTGTKPFQCSNCDYRCRRKGSLQIHQMTHTGEKPFRCSHCDYKCRDKSSLRSHQKTHAGPKPNNAAIATTSAA, translated from the coding sequence ATGGTTTGCTCCGTGGTGCTCGAACGCCTCCGTGACGACGCGACTGTTCACAGTGGAAGCAAACCATATGGCTGCGAACACTGTGAcgaacattttataaataagtctATTTTAAGAGAACACATACAATATACTCACTTATCGTCTGGATCCAAGAAATTTAATTGTGATTTTTGTAGTTCCACATTTCAAACTAAATTGCTTGTATTAGAGCATGAAAAAAGTGAACACGGTGTTACAAATTTCATGTGTGCTGAATGTGAGTATTCAACAAGTTCCAAGAAGAGTTTGCGGATCCATATAAAGAGTCACTCTATGGAAAATCTGTTTCATGGTAGTCTGTATAAAAGTCAAATACACAAACACCAAAAAATACACATTGGGGAAAAGCCTCTTCAGTGTACGAAACGTGGTTCTAAATGCAGTGTTAAATCAAACCTGCGACGTCACCAGAAGACGCACAACAGGAGACACACTTGTTGTCATTGTGATTACAAGTCCAGTGATAGTTTTATCATGCTAGAACACGAAATGACACATACTGGCAAGAAGCCCTTTCACTGCAGCcgctgtgattacaaatgccgTCATAAATCATACTTACAAATGCACATGATGATACacactggggcgaagccatttcaatgtagcAACTGCGACTACACTTGCAGGCAGAAAGGAAACTTGCTAGTACACCAGAGGACACACACCGGGGAcaagccttttcagtgtagtcactgcgattacaaatgcagtcaacAATCAAGCATAAATATACACATGATGAGACacactggggcgaagccatttcaatgtagcAACTGCGACTACAGGTGCAGGCGGAAAGGAGACTTGTTAGTACACCAGAGGACACACACCGGGGtgaagccttttcagtgtagtcactgtgattacaaaaGCAGTCAAAAATCCGACCTAGAAAGACACATGATGATACACACTGGGAcgaagccatttcaatgtagcAACTGCGACTACAGGTGCAGGCGGAAAGGCAGCCTGCAAATACATCAGACGACACACACCGGGGAGATCCCTTTTCAGTGTCGTCACTGCGATTACAAATTCCGTCATAAATCAAACCTTAATAAACACATGATGATACacactggggcgaagccatttcaatgtagcAACTGCGACTACAGGTGCAGGCGGAAAGGAGACTTGTTAGTACACCAGAGGACACACACCGGggagaagccttttcagtgtagtcactgtgattacaaaaGCAGTCAAAAATCCGACCTAGAAAGACACATGATGATACACACTGGGAcgaagccatttcaatgtagcAACTGCGACTACAGGTGCAGGCGGAAAGGCAGCCTGCAAATACATCAGATGACACACACAGGGGAGAAGCCTTTTCGGTGTAGTCACTGCGATTACAAATGCCGTGATAAATCAAGCCTACGAAGTCACCAGAAGACGCATGCTGGGCCGAAGCCTAACAACGCAGCAATAGCGACTACAAGTGCAGCCTGA